The Amycolatopsis mongoliensis genome includes a window with the following:
- a CDS encoding MSMEG_0569 family flavin-dependent oxidoreductase: protein MNFELDGLHRPVIVVGGGQAGLSMSHCLTTAGVGHLVLERERAGHEWRTRRWDSFCLVTPNWQCRLPGFPYAGDDPDGFMVRDEIVAYLESYVKDFDVPLHEGVEATRLRPLPGGGFRLTTSAGELTADHVVLATGPYQVPLKPRLAERLPEHVVQLHSAEYRNPDQLPAGEVLVVGTGQSGCQIAEDLHLAGRRVHLAVGSAPRVARRYRGRDVVAWLDEMGYYARGIDEFADADAVRFRANHYVTGRDGGHDIDLRAFAAQGMQLYGRLTSVRSGQLEFAGDLRRNLDAADAVSEGIKDSIDGFIAQRGIPAPREERYKPVWEPADEPRSLDAEALSAVVWSTGFGRDHRWIDVPVFDGKGYPTHHRGVTSCPGLYFLGLPWQHTWGSGRFCGVAADAEYLARRITGGGRGDVRWLSGTPVSTYPADDDWVAPRTVA from the coding sequence ATGAACTTCGAGCTCGACGGCCTGCACCGGCCGGTGATCGTGGTCGGCGGCGGCCAGGCGGGACTGTCGATGTCCCACTGCCTGACCACTGCCGGGGTCGGGCACCTGGTGCTCGAACGCGAGCGCGCGGGGCACGAATGGCGGACCCGCCGCTGGGACAGTTTCTGCCTGGTCACGCCGAACTGGCAGTGCCGGCTCCCCGGTTTCCCCTACGCGGGTGACGATCCGGACGGCTTCATGGTCCGGGACGAGATCGTCGCCTACCTCGAGTCGTACGTGAAGGACTTCGACGTCCCGCTGCACGAGGGGGTCGAAGCGACACGGCTGCGGCCGCTGCCCGGCGGCGGGTTCCGGCTGACGACGTCGGCCGGCGAGCTGACCGCCGACCACGTCGTGCTGGCCACCGGCCCGTACCAGGTGCCGTTGAAGCCGCGGCTGGCCGAACGGCTGCCGGAGCACGTCGTCCAGCTGCACTCGGCCGAGTACCGCAACCCGGACCAGCTGCCGGCCGGCGAGGTCCTGGTCGTCGGCACCGGGCAGTCGGGCTGCCAGATCGCCGAGGACCTGCACCTGGCCGGGCGGCGGGTGCACCTCGCCGTCGGGTCGGCACCGCGGGTGGCCCGGCGCTACCGCGGCCGGGACGTCGTGGCGTGGCTGGACGAGATGGGTTACTACGCCCGGGGGATCGACGAGTTCGCCGACGCGGACGCCGTGCGGTTCCGGGCCAACCACTACGTCACCGGACGCGACGGCGGCCACGACATCGACCTGCGCGCGTTCGCCGCCCAGGGCATGCAGCTCTACGGCCGGCTCACCAGCGTCCGAAGTGGACAACTGGAGTTCGCCGGCGACCTGCGTCGCAACCTCGACGCGGCGGACGCGGTGTCCGAGGGCATCAAGGACTCCATCGACGGGTTCATCGCCCAACGCGGGATCCCGGCACCCCGGGAGGAGCGGTACAAGCCGGTCTGGGAGCCGGCCGACGAGCCGCGCAGCCTCGACGCAGAAGCGCTTTCCGCCGTCGTCTGGAGCACCGGCTTCGGCCGTGACCACCGCTGGATCGACGTCCCGGTCTTCGACGGCAAGGGCTACCCGACGCACCACCGCGGCGTCACCAGCTGTCCCGGCCTGTACTTCCTCGGCCTGCCCTGGCAGCACACCTGGGGTTCCGGGCGCTTCTGCGGGGTGGCCGCGGACGCCGAGTACCTGGCCCGCCGGATCACCGGAGGCGGCCGCGGCGACGTCCGGTGGCTCTCCGGCACCCCGGTCAGCACCTACCCGGCCGACGACGACTGGGTCGCGCCGCGGACGGTGGCCTGA
- a CDS encoding amidohydrolase family protein — protein MKWTNDAHRHLGVLPAYPFYGGPPVAPAIGSRATIGELLADLDREGTERALVIPNYGVPDPAIAFSFNELCVEAAGKDDRISAALWVSPRAEDADRTEDALKLAGEDGVRALKLSFLLGGRASDPACRPQLDKIFATAREHDLVVHVHTSPGAASDIDEVGKLVEAYADDVKLHLVHFGGGMSGHIKLVGGRFFDWIAAGKQVYTDLSWAIGFTPRWLVEEISRRGLGHDRVLFASDEPWGDHEGELAKLAAAAGDGELADLVFRGTFDVLYGPKKGK, from the coding sequence ATGAAGTGGACGAACGACGCCCACCGCCACCTGGGTGTGCTGCCCGCGTACCCGTTCTACGGCGGCCCGCCGGTCGCCCCGGCGATCGGCAGCCGCGCGACGATCGGCGAACTCCTGGCCGATCTGGACCGCGAGGGCACCGAACGCGCGCTGGTGATTCCGAACTACGGCGTCCCGGACCCGGCGATCGCGTTCTCCTTCAACGAACTCTGCGTCGAGGCGGCGGGCAAGGACGACCGGATCAGCGCCGCGCTGTGGGTGTCACCGCGGGCCGAAGACGCCGACCGCACCGAGGACGCGCTGAAGCTGGCGGGCGAGGACGGCGTGCGAGCCTTGAAGCTCAGCTTCCTGCTGGGCGGCAGGGCGTCCGACCCGGCGTGCAGGCCGCAGCTCGACAAGATCTTCGCCACGGCGAGGGAGCACGACCTCGTCGTGCACGTCCACACCTCGCCGGGCGCGGCGTCGGACATCGACGAGGTCGGCAAGCTCGTCGAGGCCTACGCCGACGACGTCAAGCTGCACCTCGTCCACTTCGGCGGCGGCATGAGCGGGCACATCAAGCTCGTCGGCGGCCGCTTCTTCGACTGGATCGCCGCCGGGAAGCAGGTCTACACGGACCTGTCCTGGGCGATCGGCTTCACCCCGCGCTGGCTCGTCGAGGAGATCTCACGCCGCGGCCTCGGCCACGACCGCGTGCTGTTCGCCTCCGACGAGCCGTGGGGCGATCACGAGGGCGAACTCGCCAAGCTGGCCGCCGCGGCCGGCGACGGCGAGCTCGCCGACCTGGTTTTCCGCGGCACGTTCGACGTGCTGTACGGACCGAAGAAAGGGAAATAG
- a CDS encoding MSMEG_0572/Sll0783 family nitrogen starvation response protein produces the protein MAELTETEKTSLDEIPHPSLPQGSNLYGGTKVFPDYQAEPGQSYFTLVHGIAHESSVSFVAILQATRALRKGFEAAIYFYGPGSLNCLATRGFPTTGNAAFPGELNINDQLKTFISEGGKAYCCRFGLSLHGAREEDLIEGVIPTHPLDVQDALIHYARKGAIINSTYMF, from the coding sequence ATGGCAGAGCTGACCGAGACCGAGAAGACCAGCCTCGACGAGATCCCGCACCCGTCGCTGCCGCAGGGCTCCAACCTGTACGGCGGGACCAAGGTCTTCCCGGACTACCAGGCCGAACCCGGCCAGAGCTACTTCACGCTCGTGCACGGCATCGCGCACGAGTCGTCGGTGAGCTTCGTGGCGATCCTGCAGGCGACCCGCGCGCTGCGGAAGGGCTTCGAAGCCGCGATCTACTTCTACGGCCCGGGTTCGCTGAACTGCCTGGCCACGCGCGGCTTCCCGACCACCGGCAACGCCGCCTTCCCCGGTGAGCTGAACATCAACGACCAGCTCAAGACGTTCATCAGCGAAGGCGGCAAGGCCTACTGCTGCCGCTTCGGCCTGTCGCTGCACGGCGCGCGCGAGGAGGACCTCATCGAGGGCGTCATCCCGACGCACCCCCTCGATGTCCAGGACGCGCTGATCCACTACGCGCGCAAGGGCGCGATCATCAACTCCACCTACATGTTCTAG